The Desulfovibrio sp. genome segment CAGACAGCTCTGCTGGGCTATAAGAACGCTGAGCAGTCGCAGGCCCTGTTTGCCGCCGTGCTGCGGCGAGGTGAATACCTCGGGGGTTTCTTCGGCGCAGCGTGACAGTGCTGACCGCTCCCACACGTCGGCCATGTTTTCTGGCCTGAGCGGCGAACTGCTGACCACGCTGATGGTCACGCCCTCACGCGAGCTGCGCTCTGCCAGCTGCCGACTCATGTAGGCCGGATTTACCAGCACAAGGGTGCGGCCATCCTGCGTTGTGACGGTTCGCTCGGATTCCGGCAGCCAGAGATTGGGTTGCCCATATTCACTTTGCGCTACATACACGCCGCCATGTGCAGCATTCCAGTTTCTGGCGTCCATTAATTGCTGCGCCATTGTAGAAAGTCGTGTATGCTCCAGTTCGAGGCTGTGTTCGGCGTTGGTCTGCACTGCCTGTCTGTACAACACGCCAGTTAGTACCAGCCACGCCAGACTGGCAGCCAGAGCCAACCACGGCATCTTTTTTGATTTTTTTATTGATTCGCGTAGCATTGCTCACCTTCTGGTGTGAGTTGTCATATTTTTATGAATTTGTCTTATTTTTCTGATTTTTTCTGTGATAGCAATCACGTTTTCCCAGTGCATTCTGATTAACCATGTTATTTTTATACTTATTATTTTTTTAATTTATTTGCGTTTTTTGGTACGGTTCTTGTTTTCTTGACTGGGTTGCCGCCATTGGGGCGGCACGTTAGGAGCGAGTTAAGGAGGCTCTATGGGAACACCCCGCAATGGACCATGGCTTAAGGTGCTGTTGGGCGGCGTTGCGGCGGGAATGGTGCTTTTGGGTGTGCTTGCGTACGCCATGACGACAACTGACCAGCGACCGTTTTGCTCCAGTTGTCACATAATGCAGGAAGCGGCCGTAACCCAGAAAATGGGTACACATGCCAAGCTTTCCTGTAATGAGTGCCATGCCCCGCACAATCTGCTGGCCAAGCTGCCGTTCAAAGCCCAGGAAGGCTTACGTGACGTTATCGGCAACATTTCAGGCCACGACATTCCGCGCCCTCTGAGTGTTCGTACCAAGGATGTGGTTAATGCCAACTGCATGGCCTGCCATAGTCAGACCAATGTAAACGTGGCCAGCATGAACGCCAAACCCTACTGTGTGGATTGCCACCGGGGTGTTGCCCACATGCGCATGATGCCCATAAGCACAAGGACGGTAGCCAATGACTAAGAGCAACATACACAAGGCCCTGGGAGCGGCGGCCCTGCTTGGCATGGTTTTGCTTACGGGCTGTCAGGATGTTTCCACAGACCTCAAACCTCCCAAGTACAAAACCTCCATTCCTGAAAATGCCACCCGCATTTCTTCGTTCAAGGCGGAATTTCCCCAGCAGTACGCCTCGTATATGAAGAACAACGAAACTTCGGTAATGACGGAATACAAGGGGTCCATTCCCTACCACAAGAATGACAACGTCAACCCGTTGCCCAAGGGATTCAAGCACGCTCAGCCCTATCTCAAAAACCTGTGGCTGGGTTACCCCTTTATGTACGAATACAATGAAGCCCGTGGCCACACTTATGCCATCGAGGACTTTGTAAACATCGACCGCATCAACCGCTTTGCCGCCGACGGCAAGGGCGGCCTGCCCGCCACCTGCTGGAACTGCAAAACTCCCAAGATGATGGAATGGGTCAAGCAGTACGGCGATGCTTTCTGGTCCAAGGACGTCAACGAATTCCGCGGCAAGGACAAGATCGACGGCATGGACGAAACCATTGGTTGCGCCAACTGCCACGACCCTGTGACCATGGAACTGCGCCCCTACTCCGAGCCTCTCAAGGACTGGCTGAAGCGTAGTGGACAGGACTGGGCCAAGCTTTCGCGCAACCAGAAGCGTAGCCTCGTGTGCGCCCAGTGCCACGTGGAATACTACTTTACCCACAAGGACAACGGCCCCGCCGCCAAGCCCGTGTTCCCCTGGGACAACGGCTTCAACCCCGAAGACATGTACCAGTACTACAAGGGTCATGGCCCCAAGGGTGCTGACGGCAAGCCCGGTCCGTTCTCTGACTGGACGCACGCCGCTTCAAAGGTTGGCATGGTCAAGATGCAGCATCCTGACTACGAAATGTTCCAGGATGGCCCCCACGGCGCCGCTGGCGTAGCCTGCGCCGACTGCCACATGCCCTACATGCGTGAAGGCGGCAAGAAGGTTTCCAGCCACTGGATGACCTCACCTCTCAAGGATCCGGAACTGCGCGCATGCCGCCAGTGCCATGCCGACAAGACTGCCGACTACCTGCGCAGCCGCGTGGAATACACGCAAAAGAAGGCCTTTGACCAGTTGCTCAAGGCCCAGGAAATCTCGGTCAAGGCCCATGAAGCTGTTCGCCTTGCCAATGGCTACGAAGGCAAGCGTTCGCCCGATTATGACGCGCTCATGACCGAAGCCCGCGAAATGGTCCGCAAGGGCCAGCTGTTCTGGGATTATGTTTCTGCAGAAAACAGCGTTGGTTTCCACAACCCTGCCAAGACGCTTGATACGCTCATGACCTCCATGGAATGCAGCCAGAAGGCTGTTGACCTTGCCACCAAGGCCACGGAATTTGGCATTGCAGAGCAGCTTGCCAAGGACATCAAGGAAACGGTGCCCCCGATTCTTGAAATGAGCCGCAAGTTGCAGCAGGACCCCGAGTTCCTCAAGAAGAACCCCTGGACCAAGCTGCTGCCCGCTCTGCCCAAGGCAGACCAGGTATGGGATGGCCAGACCCGCATTACCTCTGAGGCCAAGCCCGCCCAGTAATCCAACTCAAATGCGAGGCCTTTGCCCGGCAAGGGCCTCGCACAGTTTCTCCGTACGCACAGGCCCTGCGCAAGTGGGGCCTGTGTGCGTTTTTGTCCTCTGGTAAATTGCTTCGGGCAATTACTGCTTTCAATTGCAAAAGTTTTTTGCTCTGTTATGCCTATCATGCTCATATCAGGCACGTTATTTGCTTAATTCTTTGCAGCACCCAGAGTGTTAAGTTTTTGACATTTGCAGATTAATCTGCAAACACGGCAGGTTGCAGCATGGAAGCAGCAATGCACACACACAATTGGCGCATTTGGCGCAACATGGCTCTTCTCCTGGTTTGCGCCGTTCTTCTGACAGCGTGCGGCGCATTCAGGTCTGCGCCAGATTCTGGCCCTGCGCCCGAATCTGCCCGCAAGGCGGTAAAAACGGCTTACACCCAGATGGGCAAAAAGTATCGGCCAGGCGGAGCTTCTCCACAAAAGGGCTTTGACTGTTCAGGTCTTATCTGGTGGGCATACCGCGAAAACGGCGTAAAGGTGCCGCGTATCACCACCGACCAGGCCAACGCAGGACAGAAGATTTCCCTTTCTGACGCCAGACAGGGTGATATTCTCGTTTTCCGCACAGGTTCCGGACCGCGCGGCTTGCACACAGGCATTTACGCCGGTGGCAATTCATTTATCCACAGCCCGCGACGGGGTGAAAATGTGCGTGTGGAAAGCCTTGAGGTTCCATACTGGCGCAACAAGCTTATTGCCGTGCGCAGGGTGGTGTACTGATTCGCAGTATCGCCACTGCGCAATGGCGCAACAACTTTCAAAGGCGGTAACGGCATTGCCTGTACCGCCTTTTCTGTTTGCTGACTTGCTATTAAATTTTGTTTGGAGTATTTCAAAAAGAATTATTTCGGAATCACTTTGTTGCTGATTTCCGCTTCTGCCCACTCCCCTCATTTTATTCAATTTGCCGGGTTACGACCTGCCAGATCGACTGGTGGTGTACCTTTACCGGTACGGGAGGAAACATGGCACGCAAGGCTGCTGTAGCTGAAAGCCTGTTGAGTATTGCGGATATTTCACGCCATTTTTCCCTGCCAGAATCCACTACCCGCTATTACTGCAAGCGCTTTGCGCAATTTATCCCCAGTGTGGGTGATGGCCGAAGAAGACGCTATAGGCGCGAAACGCTCGACGTTATTTCCGCAATACTCGAGCAGATGCAAAAATCGCGCACGGCTGCGGCTGTGGAGGATGCGCTTTCCGCGCGCTTTCCCCGTAACGCCGTGGCGGTTGCGGATACCGCACCTGCGCACGAAGTTTCTGATCTTGCGGTAGCCAACGAATTTTTTCCTTCTGCCGCACTGCAGATTCTAGAGCGGCAGACCAGCGCCATCGAGGGCATCGCCCACCTGCTACAGCTGGTGGTGCAACGCCTGCCGGTAGC includes the following:
- a CDS encoding NapC/NirT family cytochrome c, with the translated sequence MGTPRNGPWLKVLLGGVAAGMVLLGVLAYAMTTTDQRPFCSSCHIMQEAAVTQKMGTHAKLSCNECHAPHNLLAKLPFKAQEGLRDVIGNISGHDIPRPLSVRTKDVVNANCMACHSQTNVNVASMNAKPYCVDCHRGVAHMRMMPISTRTVAND
- a CDS encoding ammonia-forming cytochrome c nitrite reductase subunit c552, with protein sequence MTKSNIHKALGAAALLGMVLLTGCQDVSTDLKPPKYKTSIPENATRISSFKAEFPQQYASYMKNNETSVMTEYKGSIPYHKNDNVNPLPKGFKHAQPYLKNLWLGYPFMYEYNEARGHTYAIEDFVNIDRINRFAADGKGGLPATCWNCKTPKMMEWVKQYGDAFWSKDVNEFRGKDKIDGMDETIGCANCHDPVTMELRPYSEPLKDWLKRSGQDWAKLSRNQKRSLVCAQCHVEYYFTHKDNGPAAKPVFPWDNGFNPEDMYQYYKGHGPKGADGKPGPFSDWTHAASKVGMVKMQHPDYEMFQDGPHGAAGVACADCHMPYMREGGKKVSSHWMTSPLKDPELRACRQCHADKTADYLRSRVEYTQKKAFDQLLKAQEISVKAHEAVRLANGYEGKRSPDYDALMTEAREMVRKGQLFWDYVSAENSVGFHNPAKTLDTLMTSMECSQKAVDLATKATEFGIAEQLAKDIKETVPPILEMSRKLQQDPEFLKKNPWTKLLPALPKADQVWDGQTRITSEAKPAQ
- a CDS encoding C40 family peptidase, translated to MALLLVCAVLLTACGAFRSAPDSGPAPESARKAVKTAYTQMGKKYRPGGASPQKGFDCSGLIWWAYRENGVKVPRITTDQANAGQKISLSDARQGDILVFRTGSGPRGLHTGIYAGGNSFIHSPRRGENVRVESLEVPYWRNKLIAVRRVVY
- a CDS encoding MerR family transcriptional regulator, with the translated sequence MARKAAVAESLLSIADISRHFSLPESTTRYYCKRFAQFIPSVGDGRRRRYRRETLDVISAILEQMQKSRTAAAVEDALSARFPRNAVAVADTAPAHEVSDLAVANEFFPSAALQILERQTSAIEGIAHLLQLVVQRLPVAGNAAPPEVGELRQEVANLRTLLDASEKTQQADLDQLRTWMTKVIRNRGNTSQQ